The stretch of DNA ACAACGCCCTGACCCGCCAGTACACCGCGCTGATGGCCACCGAGGAGGTGGCGGTCGAGTTCACCGAAGATGGCATCGCCGCGCTTGCCCGGATCGCCGCCGAGGTCAATACCAGCGTCGAGAATATCGGCGCGCGGCGGCTTTATACCGTGCTCGAACGCGTCTTCGAAGAGCTCAGCTTCACCGCGCCCGACCGCTCTGGCGACACGGTCGTGGTGGATGGTCCCTTCGTGGACCGGCATCTGGGCGCGCTGGCGAAATCCGTCGATCTGAGTCGGTACGTGCTGTAGGGTTCAGCCACAGCCCTTCGCGGTCGCGATGGGACATTATCCTGCCATGATGCTTTCACGTTTCGTGAATAGGCTCGTGCCGGTGATTATGGTGTATCTTTGAAAGCAAGAACGATGACGAAACTCCTTGGAACTACCGCCCTGTGTCTCGCCTTGCCGGGCCTTGTCCTCGCCCAGAGCGCGGCCGAGATCCAGAGCGCCGTCGAAGCCGGTATCGAAAGGCTGAACGCCGAGGGCGCGAATATCAGCGTCGGCGGGACCACGGTCGAGGGAGAAGCCGTTCTCCTTTCCGATGTGGTGATGTCGCCTGATGACGGCAGCCTTGTCCTGAGCGCGGATTTCCTTCGCTTTGCCCCGTCGTCGGACCAGCCCGGCCATGTGGTGGTGACGGTGCCGCCCACGGTGGAGATCACGGCTACGCCGAACGACGGCACCCCGCCGATGGATATGACCTTTGCCTCCGAAGGGCTGGCGCTGACGACCAACACCCTGCTCGGCCCCGTGGAGGAGGCAAGCGCCCGGCTCGAGGCGGACAGCATCACCCTGACCGGTGGCGATCCGTCCCATCCGGTGCTGAAGGCGATGAACTTCGCGCCCACCGGCATATCGGGCAGCCTGACATTCAACGAGACCAGCCGCGATGCGACCGGCGCGCTGTCGATAGAGACGATGGACCTGTCCTACCTGATCGGCAATCCCGAGTATGGCTCGACGGTCGAGACTTCCGTCCAGAGCGCGGCGCAGTCCATCGCCTTTGCCGGGACGGCACTTCCCGGGTCCGAGGCCGATTTCCAGACGTTCCTGCAGAATGGCGGGGCGATGTCGCTGATCGTCGAGGGTGGGGCATCGACCACGCGCTTCGCATCGAACGATCCGGAAATGCCGGTCACGATCGAGGGGTCGGGCGATGGCGGCGTGCTGGAGATGTCGCTCGTTGACGGGGCCTTCAGCTACCTGGCGAATTTCGAGAACGTGGTCTACGCGGTGACGCCCGACCCGATGATGGGGCTTCCGCCGGTCGATCTGAGCATGGCGGGTGGCGAGACGTCGCTTTCCATGCCGCTCGCGCCGTCCGAAGAGGCGCAGGAAGCCGCCATAGGCCTGTCGCTGCGCGAGCTTGAAATCGGCGAGAGCCTGTGGGCCATGATCGACCCCGGAACGACCATCCCACGGGATCCCGCGACGCTGGAACTGGCGCTCAGCGCCGCCGTGCGGCTGACCGAGCCACTTTCCTCCGCCGCCGAGGGCGGGAACCCGATGGAACTTGGCGAGATCGTGAACGCCAGCATCGACAGGCTGTTCCTGTCGCTGGGCGGCGCCACGCTCGAGGCGGGCGGGGCTGTCGTCATGGACAACACCGGGCCAGCCCCGGTTCCGAACGGCAGCATCGACGTGGCCGTTTCGGGGGCGCAGGGGCTGGCGGAAAGCCTGTCGGCGCTGGGTCTGGTCGATCCGATGCAGGTCGGGATGATGATGGGCATGCTGATGGCCATGGGCCAGCCGGGGGCAGAGCCGGACACCTACACCTCGACCATCGAATTCCGCGATGGCGGGGTCTTTGCTAACGGCCAGCCGCTTCAGTAACGGTTGCGCGAGACGTGGCATCAAAGGCCGGGGGCACTGCTTCCGGCCTTTCGTGTTTCTTTACACCGCGTGCAATTGGCTCATTATCGATCCGATGACCGCGAGCCAACCGCGGCCTTCGGGAGGAGAAAGATCATGTGCCATGTCTTCGCCGGACAGGCCCCACACCGATATGCGACCACGACACGACGTCTGCGGCTCAACGGCCAGAGCACGAGCATACGGCTGGAGAACTCGTTCTGGACGATCCTTGACCAGATTGCCGCCAGCGAGGGAACATCGACCCCCGCCTTCGTGTCGAAGCTGCATGCCGAGGTGCTGGAGCTTCGGGGGGAACCCACGAATTTCACATCGCTGCTGCGCTGCGCCTGCCTTGTCTTCCTGGAGCGTCAGATTCCCGAGGCAGAGAAGCTGATCGCCGCCGAATGAATCCACCCGGGTAGTAATCCCATACTACCCGCCTCTGTTCCGCACGGGTCTAATTGGTCAACTGATCAGACCGCAGCGGTAACGGAGGACAAGGTGGCAAAAACCATTCACAGCATGATCCGCGTGCTCGACGAGGCACGCTCTCTCGCATTCTACAGGCAGGCATTCGGGTTGGAGATCGCCGACAGGCTCGATTTCCCCGAGTTCACGCTTGTTTACCTGACCACCCCCGAAAGCCCGTTCGAGCTTGAGCTGACGATCAACAAGGGCCGCACCGAGCCCTATGATCTGGGCGACGGCTATGGGCACCTTGCCGTTTCCGTCGATGACCTGGACGCCGAACATGCC from Halovulum dunhuangense encodes:
- a CDS encoding DUF2125 domain-containing protein, translating into MTKLLGTTALCLALPGLVLAQSAAEIQSAVEAGIERLNAEGANISVGGTTVEGEAVLLSDVVMSPDDGSLVLSADFLRFAPSSDQPGHVVVTVPPTVEITATPNDGTPPMDMTFASEGLALTTNTLLGPVEEASARLEADSITLTGGDPSHPVLKAMNFAPTGISGSLTFNETSRDATGALSIETMDLSYLIGNPEYGSTVETSVQSAAQSIAFAGTALPGSEADFQTFLQNGGAMSLIVEGGASTTRFASNDPEMPVTIEGSGDGGVLEMSLVDGAFSYLANFENVVYAVTPDPMMGLPPVDLSMAGGETSLSMPLAPSEEAQEAAIGLSLRELEIGESLWAMIDPGTTIPRDPATLELALSAAVRLTEPLSSAAEGGNPMELGEIVNASIDRLFLSLGGATLEAGGAVVMDNTGPAPVPNGSIDVAVSGAQGLAESLSALGLVDPMQVGMMMGMLMAMGQPGAEPDTYTSTIEFRDGGVFANGQPLQ
- a CDS encoding VOC family protein; the protein is MAKTIHSMIRVLDEARSLAFYRQAFGLEIADRLDFPEFTLVYLTTPESPFELELTINKGRTEPYDLGDGYGHLAVSVDDLDAEHARLTEAGLSPRKIVEFAPEGELVGRFFFIADPDGYQIEVLQRAGRFK
- a CDS encoding ribbon-helix-helix domain-containing protein, with product MCHVFAGQAPHRYATTTRRLRLNGQSTSIRLENSFWTILDQIAASEGTSTPAFVSKLHAEVLELRGEPTNFTSLLRCACLVFLERQIPEAEKLIAAE